In the genome of Henningerozyma blattae CBS 6284 chromosome 5, complete genome, one region contains:
- the TAN1 gene encoding putative tRNA acetyltransferase (similar to Saccharomyces cerevisiae TAN1 (YGL232W); ancestral locus Anc_3.553), translated as MGEKRANPKNDGGKNKRMKYRLATGMIDPGTSGIYATCARKKERFAVQELGLLFEEKLQEYYEKELTDLAKEGKIASDLDEEEPAELSIEEQIKQELSEIKRSNSKTKTFDNNGRQKKEILQFIDLNCECVVFCKTRRPIIPEKFVKRIIEELADPSNMEKRTRYIQKLTPITNSCNASMDQFIKLLEIVLEPHFHSKDVHQDYKFAVEVTRRNFNTMEKIDMINQVVSQVSKSENHNHTVDLKNYDKLILVECFKSNIGVSVVDGDYLKKYKKYNIQQIFEAKFKKNAEENEKENMRSATKE; from the coding sequence atggGTGAAAAGAGAGCAAATCCCAAAAATGATGGgggaaaaaataaaaggaTGAAATATAGACTTGCTACTGGTATGATAGATCCTGGGACTTCCGGAATATATGCTACTTGTgctagaaaaaaagaacgGTTTGCAGTTCAAGAGTTGGGCTTATTATTTGAGGAAAAATTGCAGGAATACtatgaaaaagaattgaCTGATCTTGCCAAGGAAGGTAAAATAGCTTCTGATcttgatgaagaagaaccTGCGGAATTATCTATTGAGGAGCAAATTAAACAAGAGTTATCTGAAATTAAGAGGAGTAACTCAAAAACTAAAACCTTCGATAATAATGGTAGacaaaagaaagaaattttacaatttattgatttaaattgtGAATGTGTTGTCTTCTGTAAAACAAGAAGACCAATTATTCCTGAAAAGTTCGTAAAAAGAAtcattgaagaattagctGATCCCTCAAATATGGAAAAGCGTACTAgatatattcaaaaattaacaCCCATTACAAATTCTTGCAATGCTTCTATGGaccaatttattaaattactTGAAATAGTATTAGAACCtcattttcattcaaaAGATGTTCATCAAGATTACAAGTTTGCTGTTGAAGTTACTAGGCGTAATTTTAACACAATGGAAAAGATCGATATGATTAATCAAGTTGTCAGTCAAGTTAGTAAGTCAGAAAATCATAACCATACTGTTGATCTTAAAAACTATGATAAACTAATTCTTGTGGAATGTTTCAAGAGTAACATTGGTGTGTCAGTTGTAGACGGTGATTATctaaaaaagtataaaaaatataacattCAACAAATTTTTGAAGCAAAATTTAAGAAGAACGctgaagaaaatgaaaaagagAACATGAGATCTGCCACAAAAGAATGA